In one Musa acuminata AAA Group cultivar baxijiao chromosome BXJ2-5, Cavendish_Baxijiao_AAA, whole genome shotgun sequence genomic region, the following are encoded:
- the LOC103984201 gene encoding E3 ubiquitin-protein ligase SIRP1 produces MEEPLVARFWCHVCTQTVNPVTEAEIKCPRCDGGFLEEMDPPRGHADTPFDPASHRAFSLWTPFFLGLLGGGSLRRGGPHGEGEGDEDEVEHSNRDLDSQTAAQRPQGSSAILQLLQALGRSDSEGESERVILINPFITQAIILQANQPQTQTQPQTPGGISDGGVGAPFEDYFLGTRSSLDLLLQHLAENDPNRYGTPPARKEAVDAMPTVKVEENTSCPVCLEDMEVGAEAREMPCKHKFHGECILPWLELHSSCPLCRFQLPADDPKVPSAGGGGSNTAEAGGEGSGDGGSRESARWLWIPVSWPFAGLFSLSLASQSHGNSSSTPPSSSSGATES; encoded by the coding sequence ATGGAGGAACCCCTGGTCGCACGATTCTGGTGCCACGTGTGCACACAAACGGTGAATCCAGTCACAGAAGCGGAGATCAAATGCCCGCGTTGTGACGGTGGATTCCTGGAAGAGATGGATCCGCCGCGAGGGCATGCAGATACCCCGTTCGATCCCGCCTCCCACCGAGCCTTCTCTCTGTGGACTCCCTTCTTTCTTGGATTGCTTGGCGGTGGTTCCTTGCGGCGTGGAGGCCCCCATGGAGAAGGCGAAGGGGACGAAGACGAAGTGGAGCATTCCAACCGCGACCTTGACTCACAGACAGCCGCCCAAAGGCCGCAGGGTAGCTCCGCCATCCTTCAGCTGCTCCAAGCACTCGGCCGATCAGATTCCGAGGGCGAGAGTGAGCGCGTCATCCTCATCAACCCTTTCATCACCCAGGCCATAATTCTCCAGGCGAACCAGCCGCAAACACAAACGCAACCTCAAACACCGGGCGGCATAAGCGATGGCGGCGTCGGTGCCCCCTTCGAGGACTACTTCCTCGGCACGAGATCCAGCCTGGATCTGCTGCTGCAGCATCTAGCGGAGAACGACCCGAACCGATACGGAACACCACCAGCTCGGAAAGAAGCAGTGGACGCCATGCCTACCGTGAAGGTCGAAGAGAACACCAGCTGCCCGGTTTGCTTGGAGGACATGGAAGTAGGCGCAGAGGCTCGGGAGATGCCGTGCAAGCACAAGTTCCACGGCGAGTGCATACTGCCATGGCTGGAGCTCCATAGCTCGTGCCCTCTTTGCAGGTTTCAGCTGCCCGCGGACGATCCAAAAGTTCCGAGTGCCGGCGGCGGAGGTAGCAACACGGCGGAAGCCGGCGGAGAAGGAAGCGGGGATGGCGGCAGCAGAGAGAGTGCAAGGTGGCTGTGGATTCCTGTCTCTTGGCCTTTCGCTGGGTTGTTCTCGCTGTCGCTGGCGTCTCAAAGCCATGGCAATTCTTCTTCGACGCCTCCCTCGTCCTCCTCCGGAGCCACAGAGAGCTGA
- the LOC135612216 gene encoding nuclear pore complex protein NUP214-like isoform X2, with translation MDDNQREVSLLEFQNDKYKPTICLKENGDDNLILGFGVDKISVFEKVKVQVGIESRELSPLCVLFCLTCEGKLIMYHVARVSDPSDLPQSSLPPTDVLLENELATSSNLKDDTDGLKSNNNLKQIIPESPSVPTGEELRSARNKDIHQVPSDKIHTGKRDESNDNSVVRPSIPQTAKMTQLSTESPTINVTASVGQRKSGMIETVSSSGEGVNVPHVIHNLSSDASVTMQANAKNMIKGGDKVEVSPGPTRIGGVPSDLQSIGGINAKVSPFASGSSAVSGSSGKSEAGVGSKAFFSSQKSLSTNPLSGSTSLNLTGVGGGSSNLMFSSNRGTHSVAHTTSFNKSANTEAASPGSSLPQKSSIVGKSLFPKPQTLVEDLRTSKSSLMLDSEPELSKQFYNVKDMTKELDTLLSLIEQEGGFKDACTVLHQNSILTLEDGLKNLSQTFRMCRRKVEEELTEIQELQRKMSQVSARQVYMADIVKQASTEHYWDIWNRQKLNPEIEQKRQNIWKVYQDLTNQLIELERYFNTLEISKFGESDKSTGRRAFHGNMRQSRHLQSLHSVYSTLNSQLAAAEKLSDSLSRQMALLHINNPTKRVGVARELFESIGLADEGITLKSPDVRSPFQSPVSVKRITSSTDFSSKEYPRRAASSALSTIAPETTRRRRDSFGKNWASFEPPKTIVKRTAHQEHVRVSANNPFTTAKKQFDAQIESFAVIQQKATEKPASLMESLTGKVQPEVYRVSKDIQEKPSQQTSKSQSSTVFRWSGSPQPLVSKSHPTQEIRNHMTETSVAMAPASSLLSPGTLESKSNPMREIGKSTPLTSVAMSPTSSLFNSASSGAKENMGSDVVTHISNSSVKSVSFPKMTPNVQMEAPNTVATSIKFPSGTSTPKSISKEAKTQVEKQLSLKTLGEGFSGKLQRSMQQSAVSPESLSALSSNALSFSTMFGASPSNLGVRTDISQSITGKKQSSGTVSALTSDTKVSSSPTPFSTFMLSTPSSISNASTSAMPSLPNITLGGPSPLHAMTSASGSTSSTAQYFVPSSSASASLSQSWSSTSAPSPSESSALQSSPSVSNEAKARSELTLQLTSSPQQGTPKFEPVTSQAVNVGLTGLSMRGEPSSLATGGSIIPAASNSQPGLGSVVSPPMGTATVNNNGLDINSSQEEEMEEEASDPSNMLNLGALGGFGLGSESTSSTPKLNPFGGSFVTANTSTSTSPVMLTASPGQLFRPPSLSLPTAQSVQPTQSVNSSAFSGGNTSGLGGFGQPSQIGAGQQALGSVLGAFGQSRQLGAGGFGGGFPTVATSGGFSTATGFTGTAAGGGFAALASRGGGFAAAAVSSSSGFTGFGAGGFAAAAVASGGGGSFGGGGTGGGFGASASSGGGFAGAGSQGGGFGAAGFGGGFTSGGFGAFSSNQGGAFSAFGGSSATGTGRPPSDLFTQMRR, from the exons ATGGACGACAACCAAAGGGAGGTGTCATTGCTGGAGTTTCAAAATGACAAGTATAAACCTACAATTTGTTTAAAAG AAAATGGTGATGACAATCTGATATTGGGGTTTGGTGTTGATAAGATTTCCGTGTTCGAGAAAGTTAAAGTACAAGTTGGCATAGAATCTAGAGAACTTTCACCACTCTGTGTGCTATTCTGTCTTACCTGTGAGGGAAAGCTTATTATGTATCATGTGGCGAG GGTTTCAGATCCTTCAGATCTTCCTCAGTCCTCCCTTCCTCCAACAGATgttttattggagaatgagttggcAACCAGTTCAAATTTGAAGGATGATACAGATggtttaaaatcaaataacaatttaAAACAGATAATTCCTGAATCTCCTTCTGTTCCTACAG GTGAAGAATTGAGAAGTGCAAGAAACAAAGATATACATCAGGTTCCAAGTGACAAAATTCATACTGGAAAGAGGGATGAAAGCAATGATAATTCAGTTGTTAGGCCTTCCATACCACAAACAGCAAAGATGACTCAGCTATCCACGGAGTCTCCAACCATAAATGTAACTGCTTCTGTTGGTCAGAGAAAATCTGGCATGATAGAAACTGTCTCTTCATCAGGAGAGGGTGTCAATGTCCCTCATGTGATACATAATCTATCAAGTGATGCTTCTGTAACCATGCAAGCAAATgcaaaaaatatgataaaagGTGGTGATAAGGTTGAAGTATCTCCTGGTCCAACTAGAATTGGAGGAGTTCCATCTGATTTACAATCCATTGGAGGTATCAATGCAAAAGTTTCACCATTCGCTTCTGGTAGTTCTGCTGTGAGTGGTTCCTCTGGAAAGTCAGAGGCAGGAGTAGGAAGTAAGGCATTCTTTTCCTCTCAAAAGAGCCTTTCAACTAATCCTCTATCTGGCAGTACATCTTTGAATTTAACTGGAGTTGGTGGAGGATCATCAAACTTGATGTTTTCTTCAAATAGAGGTACTCACAGTGTAGCACATACAACTTCCTTTAATAAATCTGCAAATACTGAGGCAGCCAGTCCTGGGTCTTCTCTGCCGCAAAAAAGTTCTATTGTAGGCAAATCATTATTTCCTAAGCCACAGACTTTGGTTGAGGATTTAAGAACTTCAAAGTCATCACTGATGTTGGACTCTGAACCAGAACTCTCGAAGCAGTTCTATAAT GTAAAAGATATGACCAAGGAACTCGATACTTTGTTGTCACTTATAGAACAGGAAGGTGGATTCAAGGATGCTTGCACTGTCTTACATCAAAACTCAATTTTGACACTTGAGGACGGCCTGAAAAATCTCTCTCAGACATTCAGGATGTGCAGG AGAAAAGTGGAGGAAGAACTTACGGAGATTCAAGAGCTTCAAAGGAAGATGtctcaag TATCAGCTAGGCAAGTTTACATGGCAGACATTGTTAAACAAGCTTCAACAGAGCATTATTGGGACATATGGAACCGGCAGAAGCTGAATCCTGAAATTGAACAGAAGCGGCAAAATATTTGGAAGGTGTACCAG GATTTGACAAACCAGCTAATAGAACTGGAGAGATATttcaatactcttgagattagcaAATTTGGTGAGAGTGACAAAAGTACAGGTCGGAGGGCTTTTCATGGTAACATGAGGCAATCAAG GCATCTCCAGTCTTTGCATAGTGTATACAGCACACTAAACTCACAGTTGGCAGCAGCTGAGAAACTATCTGATTCTCTATCGAGACAGATGGCTCTGCTCCATATAAACAATCCTACAAAGCGGGTTGGCGTTGCAAGGGAATTATTTGAATCAATTGGTCTTGCTGATGAAGGCATCACTCTAAAATCTCCAGATGTTAGAAGTCCTTTTCAGAGCCCAGTATCTGTAAAGAGAATTACCTCCTCAACAGATTTTTCCAGTAAGGAGTATCCCAGGAGAGCTGCATCAAGTGCTTTGTCAACTATTGCGCCAGAAActacgaggaggaggagagattCTTTTGGGAAG AACTGGGCTAGCTTTGAGCCCCCAAAGACTATCGTGAAAAGGACAGCTCATCAAGAACATGTCAGAGTTAGTGCCAATAACCCCTTCACCACAGCTAAGAAACAGTTTGATGCTCAGATCGAGTCGTTTGCTGTAATCCAGCAAAAGGCCACTGAGAAACCAGCATCCTTGATGGAGTCATTGACTGGTAAGGTTCAGCCAGAGGTGTACCGTGTGAGCAAAG ATATCCAAGAGAAACCCTCCCAACAGACCTCTAAATCTCAATCTAGTACTGTTTTCAGGTGGTCTGGTTCACCTCAACCTTTAGTGTCAAAATCTCATCCTACGCAAGAGATTCGGAACCATATGACTGAGACATCAGTTGCAATGGCTCCAGCATCATCTCTGTTATCACCTGGAACCTTGGAGTCAAAGTCTAATCCTATGAGAGAGATAGGAAAAAGTACTCCTTTGACATCAGTTGCAATGTCTCCGACATCGTCTCTGTTTAACAGTGCTTCAAGTGGTGCAAAAGAGAATATGGGGAGTGATGTGGTGACTCACATATCAAATTCATCTGTAAAATCTGTTTCGTTCCCCAAAATGACGCCTAATGTGCAGATGGAGGCACCTAACACTGTGGCAACTTCTATAAAATTTCCGAGTGGTACATCAACTCCGAAGAGTATATCAAAAGAGGCGAAAACACAAGTAGAGAAGCAACTAAGCCTGAAGACCCTGGGTGAAGGTTTTTCTGGGAAATTGCAACGAAGCATGCAACAGTCTGCAGTTTCTCCCGAAAGCTTATCTGCGTTGTCGAGTAATGCTCTGTCTTTCTCTACAATGTTTGGTGCTTCACCTTCAAATCTAGGTGTACGAACAGATATTAGTCAGTCAATTACAGGCAAAAAACAGTCGAGTGGAACTGTATCTGCTCTGACATCAGACACCAAAGTATCAAGTTCGCCTACTCCATTCTCAACATTTATGTTATCAACTCCTTCATCCATATCAAATGCGTCTACATCGGCTATGCCATCCTTACCGAACATAACATTAGGAGGACCATCACCACTTCATGCTATGACTTCAGCATCAGGATCGACCTCATCTACTGCTCAGTATTTTGTTCCGTCTTCTAGTGCTTCAGCTTCTCTATCACAGTCCTGGAGTTCAACATCTGCTCCGTCACCTTCAGAAAGTTCAGCATTACAAAGTTCACCATCAGTTTCAAATGAGGCCAAGGCAAGATCTGAGCTAACTCTACAACTGACAAGTTCACCACAACAAGGTACTCCGAAATTTGAACCAGTTACATCACAAGCTGTAAATGTGGGGTTGACTGGATTAAGCATGAGAGGAGAACCAAGTTCTCTTGCAACTGGTGGCAGCATCATTCCTGCTGCATCTAATTCTCAACCGGGGTTGGGATCTGTAGTTTCACCTCCCATGGGCACTGCCACTGTAAACAATAATGGACTGGATATTAACTCATCCCaggaggaggaaatggaagaggaggcTTCAGATCCAAGTAACATGCTCAACTTGGGAGCCCTTGGTGGATTTGGGCTTGGATCAGAATCTACTTCAAGTACACCAAAGCTTAATCCATTTGGTGGTTCTTTTGTTACTGCCAACACAAGCACTTCAACCTCTCCAGTCATGTTGACAGCATCCCCAGGGCAGCTTTTCCGGCCTCCATCATTGAGCCTCCCAACAGCACAATCTGTACAACCAACACAGTCAGTTAACTCCAGTGCATTTTCTGGTGGTAATACAAGTGGACTTGGTGGCTTTGGACAGCCATCACAAATTGGAGCAGGGCAGCAGGCACTTGGATCAGTTCTTGGTGCTTTTGGGCAATCGCGACAGCTAGGTGCTGGTGGATTTGGTGGAGGATTCCCAACTGTGGCTACAAGTGGAGGATTTTCTACAGCTACTGGGTTTACTGGAACTGCTGCAGGAGGGGGTTTCGCTGCTCTTGCTTCTCGAGGAGGTggttttgctgctgctgctgtttccaGCAGTAGTGGATTTACTGGTTTTGGTGCAGGCggttttgctgctgctgctgttgcttctGGCGGTGGTGGTAGTTTTGGTGGTGGAGGTACTGGAGGGGGCTTTGGTGCTAGTGCTTCTAGCGGCGGTGGTTTTGCTGGTGCAGGTTCTCAAGGTGGTGGCTTTGGAGCAGCTGGTTTTGGGGGTGGCTTCACATCAG GTGGTTTTGGGGCTTTTAGCAGCAATCAGGGGGGTGCTTTCTCTGCGTTTGGGGGAAGCAGTGCCACTGGAACTGGAAGACCTCCATCGGATCTTTTTACCCAGATGAGGAGATAG